The following are encoded in a window of Bacteroidota bacterium genomic DNA:
- a CDS encoding LacI family DNA-binding transcriptional regulator gives MSYNKGKTTIYDVAARAGVAISTVSRVLNKSNDVSDATRDKVLRAISDLQFRPHRTAKILAQKQSDSLVIALPSFTTPYHNSVLKGVRSRIREEELDLILFDLGSEDPKAKLLDFLGRGAVEGLILVLHVDDELVEELVTLRAPVILLGEDYEQFDCYYWDEAAGAKKATTHLIEQGHTNIGLIMSQFDPDQVLETRASGYHAAMEAAGLKVNPKFIQHGTTEKHAGISEESGYEAMESLMAMDEDITAVLALSDAQAIGAWSAVRNAGRQVPEDVAVVGYGDIKTSRYIGLSSVDLKLQEIGHKATDVMINRLSNRVRQEPPQSTLIVPELQIRRSSLLKRG, from the coding sequence ATGTCCTACAACAAAGGCAAAACCACCATCTACGATGTAGCTGCCCGGGCGGGTGTTGCTATCTCTACTGTATCCCGCGTGCTGAACAAATCCAACGATGTTTCAGACGCAACACGTGACAAGGTGCTCCGCGCTATTTCCGATTTGCAGTTTCGCCCACATAGAACCGCAAAAATCCTTGCCCAAAAGCAATCCGACTCACTTGTCATTGCGCTGCCTTCTTTTACAACACCGTATCACAATAGCGTACTGAAAGGTGTGCGAAGCCGTATCCGCGAAGAGGAGCTTGATCTCATTCTGTTCGACCTTGGTTCAGAGGATCCCAAAGCCAAGTTGTTAGACTTCCTTGGCCGGGGTGCTGTTGAGGGTTTGATCCTCGTGCTCCACGTAGATGACGAGTTGGTTGAAGAACTGGTAACACTGCGTGCGCCTGTCATTTTACTGGGTGAAGATTACGAACAGTTTGACTGTTACTACTGGGATGAAGCCGCAGGCGCCAAGAAGGCAACCACCCACTTGATTGAACAAGGGCACACCAACATTGGCCTGATCATGTCTCAGTTCGACCCTGACCAGGTTTTAGAGACACGCGCAAGTGGCTACCACGCAGCAATGGAAGCCGCCGGCCTAAAAGTGAATCCTAAATTCATCCAGCACGGGACAACCGAGAAACACGCCGGCATCAGCGAAGAATCCGGCTACGAAGCCATGGAATCGTTGATGGCCATGGACGAGGATATCACTGCTGTGCTGGCCCTTAGCGATGCGCAGGCCATTGGCGCCTGGAGTGCCGTACGCAATGCAGGCCGACAAGTACCAGAAGATGTTGCCGTTGTAGGATATGGGGATATCAAAACCAGTCGTTATATTGGACTCTCCTCTGTTGATCTGAAACTGCAGGAAATTGGCCATAAAGCGACGGATGTAATGATTAACCGCCTCTCCAACCGC